In Brevibacillus brevis NBRC 100599, a single genomic region encodes these proteins:
- a CDS encoding disulfide oxidoreductase produces MKRQQIVEQAMFAAWGVSLIATGGSLFFSEVLKYIPCDLCWYQRILMYPLVILLGVASAKKDDKIASYALILSIIGGLTSLYHYSIQKIPALQDLGSACGIVPCNTDYINWLGFITIPFLALIAFALISILLVIVIKNAKEK; encoded by the coding sequence ATGAAACGTCAGCAAATCGTGGAACAAGCCATGTTTGCCGCATGGGGAGTCTCCCTCATCGCAACAGGAGGCAGTTTATTTTTTTCAGAGGTGTTAAAGTACATACCGTGTGACCTGTGCTGGTACCAGCGAATCTTGATGTACCCGCTCGTCATCTTACTGGGGGTTGCCTCCGCAAAGAAAGACGACAAGATCGCGTCGTACGCCTTGATTCTCTCCATTATCGGAGGACTCACATCGCTGTATCATTACTCGATTCAAAAAATACCTGCCCTTCAAGATCTCGGCAGCGCTTGCGGCATTGTGCCATGCAACACGGACTATATTAACTGGCTAGGGTTTATCACGATTCCGTTCCTTGCTCTCATTGCCTTCGCCTTGATCAGCATCCTGCTTGTCATCGTTATAAAAAATGCAAAGGAGAAATGA
- a CDS encoding metallophosphoesterase family protein, translating to MATYLVSDIHGQNQAFQKALRDVSFSPQAGDRLFVLGDMIDRGPESKEVLLDLLTLRQTYPNQIYLIKGNHEQMLVDWLSGNGNPELYLRYNGGDATIRSFLENHPLRRAFLNRVPSLQEQEEARQFILSRYPAILPALSSLPLYIELPADPRTGAPAALLVHAGIRPGVPLQEQNPHDLLWIREPFYQNYDGELPVIFGHTPVPGLPQYAGSGPWRRDNMVGIDGGAGYWRGVMLVEWPSLQTTFVPIRERQSSPHVRVY from the coding sequence TTGGCTACTTATTTGGTCTCGGACATACATGGTCAGAATCAGGCTTTTCAAAAGGCGCTACGGGACGTTTCCTTCTCCCCCCAAGCTGGTGATCGTCTGTTCGTATTGGGGGACATGATCGATCGAGGACCTGAATCAAAGGAAGTATTGCTCGATTTACTCACTCTTCGGCAGACGTATCCGAACCAAATCTATCTCATAAAAGGCAACCACGAGCAAATGCTTGTAGATTGGCTATCCGGCAACGGCAATCCGGAGTTATACCTGCGCTACAACGGCGGCGATGCCACCATTCGTTCATTCTTAGAGAATCACCCGCTTCGGCGAGCTTTTCTTAATCGGGTGCCTTCTTTGCAGGAACAAGAAGAAGCACGGCAATTTATCCTTTCTCGCTACCCAGCAATTTTGCCAGCCTTGTCGTCTCTTCCTTTGTATATAGAGCTACCAGCCGATCCGCGAACAGGGGCTCCAGCTGCACTTTTGGTACACGCAGGCATTCGACCCGGCGTCCCCTTGCAGGAACAAAATCCGCATGATTTACTATGGATTCGCGAGCCTTTCTACCAGAATTATGATGGAGAACTCCCTGTCATCTTTGGCCATACCCCTGTTCCAGGATTGCCTCAATACGCTGGCAGCGGTCCTTGGCGCAGAGACAATATGGTCGGCATTGATGGTGGCGCAGGATATTGGCGAGGCGTCATGCTCGTCGAATGGCCTTCGCTACAAACCACTTTCGTACCGATTCGGGAAAGGCAATCCTCTCCACACGTACGGGTCTACTGA
- a CDS encoding cupin domain-containing protein translates to MATSYRDYTSPNTQFTYDMKNNLFFKKDDRNFIDALGIAQLNTLGNSSLLDIYLTTGNVVEPHIHQNAAELVYCIAGEAIVSLINPFTNQLLNYHIKPRQVANIPQGWWHYEMALTDDTHLLAIFDAPVPEVIFGSDILRLTPASVWAHTYCLDEAKVQETFAPLTQTVVIGPPVGCQQQGPLPDRAASSQYPYYGYSSHLPDSYGYYDTNYMQQGGYGQHPVYQQQTSYPQYGTNPSHTGYPPQPVYPSY, encoded by the coding sequence ATGGCTACTTCTTATCGCGACTATACATCGCCAAATACGCAGTTCACGTACGATATGAAAAATAATCTGTTTTTCAAAAAGGACGATCGGAATTTCATCGATGCCTTGGGGATCGCCCAATTAAATACATTGGGCAACAGTTCGCTGCTAGATATTTACCTGACAACCGGAAATGTTGTCGAGCCACACATTCATCAAAATGCAGCAGAACTGGTGTATTGCATCGCTGGTGAAGCCATTGTGTCCTTGATCAATCCTTTTACTAATCAATTGCTCAACTACCATATAAAACCGAGACAAGTTGCCAATATCCCGCAGGGCTGGTGGCATTATGAAATGGCCTTGACAGACGATACGCATCTACTGGCTATTTTTGATGCGCCTGTACCTGAGGTGATCTTTGGCTCCGATATATTACGATTGACTCCTGCGAGTGTGTGGGCACATACGTATTGTTTAGACGAAGCAAAGGTACAAGAAACATTTGCGCCTCTTACCCAAACCGTTGTGATTGGTCCGCCAGTAGGATGTCAGCAGCAGGGGCCGTTGCCAGATAGAGCTGCTTCAAGCCAGTACCCGTACTATGGTTACTCGAGTCATTTGCCAGACAGTTACGGTTATTACGATACCAACTACATGCAGCAGGGTGGGTATGGACAGCACCCAGTCTATCAACAGCAGACCAGTTATCCGCAATATGGCACGAATCCCTCCCATACCGGATATCCGCCACAGCCCGTTTATCCATCCTATTAA
- a CDS encoding NAD-dependent deacylase: MEHLAHWLRTSSFTVVFTGAGMSTESGLPDFRSQSGLWRGKDPMQLASTRAMMENREAFVEFYQMRIQGLLSCKPHAGHEWLAEWERRGFVHGIITQNVDGFHQAAGSLAVAELHGSLAKIRCLDCGTEYAHTCYLEDQGTICACGGFLRPGVVLFGESLPQAQVDQAIAWTEQADLFIVLGSSLTVSPANWFPQHAKERGAKLVIVNQEPTPLDAWADEVIQKERIGDVLQRVGQSLGE, from the coding sequence ATGGAACATCTGGCACACTGGTTACGGACATCTTCCTTTACCGTCGTATTCACCGGAGCAGGCATGTCGACAGAGAGTGGCTTGCCTGATTTTCGTTCACAGTCGGGGCTATGGCGTGGCAAAGATCCGATGCAACTCGCGAGTACACGCGCGATGATGGAGAATCGGGAAGCGTTTGTGGAATTTTATCAGATGCGCATTCAAGGGCTACTGTCTTGCAAGCCACACGCCGGGCACGAATGGTTAGCAGAATGGGAGCGCCGTGGCTTCGTTCATGGGATCATTACACAAAATGTTGATGGCTTTCATCAAGCGGCGGGAAGCTTAGCAGTAGCCGAACTACATGGCTCCCTTGCGAAAATCCGCTGTCTAGACTGCGGGACCGAGTATGCCCATACATGTTATCTGGAGGATCAAGGGACGATTTGCGCATGCGGAGGCTTTTTGCGTCCGGGTGTTGTCCTGTTTGGCGAATCTTTGCCGCAAGCCCAAGTCGATCAGGCCATCGCGTGGACGGAACAAGCCGATTTGTTCATCGTGTTAGGTTCTTCACTAACCGTGAGTCCAGCTAATTGGTTTCCGCAGCATGCAAAAGAAAGAGGAGCCAAACTGGTCATTGTCAATCAGGAACCCACCCCATTGGATGCGTGGGCAGATGAGGTCATCCAAAAGGAACGGATCGGCGACGTGTTGCAAAGAGTAGGGCAGTCATTAGGAGAATAA
- a CDS encoding ABC transporter ATP-binding protein, whose protein sequence is MQILSVENLSKGYGEKELFDNISFHIAEQERIGLIGVNGTGKSSLLKIVAGLDTADSGKIVHANHFHVEYLPQNPDFDENSSILEQVFYGDSPLIQLLRDYETALEAVQESPDDEKKQARLFAVQNRMDAADAWESNTQAKMILTKLGLHNFSQKVGELSGGQKKRVAMARALIQPADLLILDEPTNHIDNETVEWLEEYLSRYKGALLLVTHDRYFLDRVTNRTFELDRGNLYSYEGNYAMFLEKKAEREENEAAVESKRQNLLRRELAWLRRGAKARTTKQKARVQRAEELRDKAVDGPAAKMEMALGASRLGKKVIELTNIHKAYGERKLINDFSYIVLPGDRVGIIGPNGSGKTTLLNMLAGRIQPDSGSLEIGTTVKIAYYTQDSVEMDEKLRVIEYVKEAAEVIQTSNGESITASQMLERFLFSPHMQWTPISRLSGGERRRLYLLRTLMGEPNVLFLDEPTNDLDIQTLSILEDYLEQFPGAVITVSHDRYFLDRTVDHLFAFEGQGNIRHYYGNYSEYLEERRQEKATQVQEADQQAEKAQSNSGANRGNNRTRKLSYKDQKEWDAIEGKIAALEERSVKLKQEIAASGSDYGKIEKLYAEEQQVAAELEATIERWAELSAMVEELEQGK, encoded by the coding sequence ATGCAAATATTATCAGTAGAAAACCTCTCCAAAGGTTATGGAGAAAAAGAATTGTTTGATAACATTTCCTTTCATATTGCCGAGCAAGAGCGTATTGGTCTGATCGGTGTTAATGGTACGGGAAAATCCTCGCTCCTGAAAATTGTGGCAGGCTTGGATACAGCGGATAGCGGAAAAATTGTTCACGCGAATCATTTCCATGTGGAGTATTTGCCGCAAAATCCTGATTTTGACGAAAACTCCTCCATACTGGAACAAGTATTTTACGGCGATTCCCCACTCATTCAGCTTTTGCGTGATTATGAAACAGCGCTAGAGGCTGTTCAGGAATCGCCTGACGATGAGAAAAAACAGGCGCGATTGTTTGCTGTTCAAAACCGGATGGATGCGGCTGATGCGTGGGAGAGCAATACGCAAGCCAAAATGATCCTGACCAAGCTTGGCCTGCACAATTTCTCACAAAAGGTAGGAGAGCTCTCTGGTGGGCAAAAAAAGCGTGTAGCCATGGCACGTGCTTTGATCCAACCAGCAGACCTGCTTATTTTGGATGAGCCTACGAACCATATTGACAACGAGACAGTCGAGTGGCTGGAAGAGTATTTGTCCCGATACAAGGGCGCTTTGCTGCTCGTCACCCATGATCGGTACTTCCTGGATCGCGTGACGAACCGCACGTTTGAGCTGGATCGCGGCAACCTCTATAGCTACGAAGGCAACTACGCGATGTTCCTGGAGAAAAAAGCAGAGCGTGAAGAAAATGAAGCGGCCGTAGAGAGCAAGCGGCAAAATCTGCTTCGACGCGAGCTGGCATGGCTTCGTCGCGGAGCAAAAGCACGGACGACCAAACAAAAGGCGCGTGTGCAACGGGCTGAGGAGTTACGAGATAAAGCTGTAGATGGACCGGCTGCCAAGATGGAAATGGCACTCGGGGCCAGTCGTCTCGGTAAAAAGGTGATTGAGCTTACAAACATCCATAAAGCGTACGGTGAGCGAAAACTGATCAACGATTTCAGCTATATTGTCCTGCCGGGTGATCGTGTGGGGATTATCGGGCCAAATGGAAGCGGAAAAACGACGCTCTTGAACATGCTTGCAGGAAGAATTCAACCAGATAGCGGTTCATTGGAAATTGGGACGACCGTAAAAATTGCCTACTACACGCAGGATAGTGTCGAGATGGACGAAAAGCTGCGCGTCATCGAATATGTAAAGGAAGCCGCAGAGGTCATTCAGACGAGCAACGGAGAATCGATCACAGCTTCGCAAATGCTGGAGCGGTTCCTGTTTTCGCCGCATATGCAATGGACACCGATTTCCCGCTTGTCTGGGGGAGAGCGCAGACGTCTCTATCTGCTTCGTACGTTGATGGGAGAGCCGAATGTGCTGTTTTTAGATGAGCCGACCAATGATTTGGATATTCAAACACTCAGTATTTTGGAGGATTATCTCGAGCAGTTCCCCGGCGCAGTCATCACGGTATCGCATGACCGCTATTTCCTCGATCGCACCGTAGACCATTTGTTTGCTTTTGAGGGGCAAGGAAACATTCGTCATTACTACGGCAACTACTCCGAGTACCTGGAAGAAAGACGTCAGGAAAAGGCAACACAAGTGCAAGAAGCGGATCAACAGGCAGAAAAGGCGCAAAGCAACAGCGGGGCTAATCGCGGCAACAATCGCACGCGCAAGCTGTCCTACAAGGATCAGAAGGAATGGGATGCGATTGAAGGCAAGATCGCGGCTTTGGAAGAGCGCAGCGTCAAGCTAAAACAAGAGATTGCAGCGTCTGGGAGCGATTACGGCAAAATTGAAAAGCTCTATGCAGAAGAACAGCAAGTGGCAGCAGAGCTGGAAGCAACTATTGAGCGTTGGGCGGAATTATCTGCAATGGTAGAGGAATTGGAGCAAGGGAAATAA
- a CDS encoding L,D-transpeptidase, with translation MKKLPSYNIRISIAKLRLDLFDGNRLIRSYPVALGKIATSTPRGDFTIISKVPYPNSYPGGRLSAFGTLWMGLSKPHYGIHGTNDPSSIGKYVSHGCIRMFNEDVNALAKIVPIGTPVRIRQQ, from the coding sequence GTGAAGAAGCTGCCGTCCTACAACATCCGCATCTCGATTGCGAAGCTACGGCTCGACCTGTTCGATGGGAACCGACTCATCCGTTCTTATCCTGTTGCCTTGGGCAAAATTGCCACATCGACACCACGAGGGGATTTTACCATCATCAGCAAGGTTCCCTATCCGAATTCCTATCCGGGAGGTCGTTTGAGTGCTTTCGGCACCTTATGGATGGGACTAAGTAAGCCACACTATGGCATTCACGGTACGAACGATCCTTCTTCTATTGGCAAGTATGTATCTCACGGCTGTATTCGCATGTTCAATGAGGACGTGAATGCGCTGGCAAAAATCGTGCCCATAGGTACGCCCGTTCGAATCAGACAGCAATAA
- a CDS encoding DUF4931 domain-containing protein, producing the protein MKQTHLHFNMQIGRKKPVSVNNTETACPFCDRNSLTDVLEQRGSMIWLMNKFPVLEDTHQTVLIETDECQGDWSVYSKEHVRALLAFGVEKWLEMEQSKSYRSVLFFKNHGPYSGGSIRHPHMQIVGLNDFDYLDQVKDSDFIGMTIDQEAGVECNLSTHPRAGFFEYNVILSDFDRLPKMADYLQILAHWILTHVNPRHQSYNFFFYHWGEKLIAKVVPRFVTSPLYVGYSIPQVANNLEDMVAQLQRRYF; encoded by the coding sequence ATGAAGCAGACGCACTTGCACTTTAACATGCAAATAGGCAGAAAAAAGCCAGTGAGTGTAAACAACACGGAAACGGCTTGTCCTTTTTGTGATCGAAACAGTCTCACCGATGTTTTGGAGCAGCGGGGCTCCATGATTTGGCTCATGAACAAATTCCCTGTTCTGGAGGATACGCATCAGACTGTTTTGATTGAGACGGATGAATGCCAAGGAGATTGGTCTGTCTATTCCAAAGAACATGTACGTGCATTGCTGGCATTCGGGGTAGAGAAGTGGCTTGAAATGGAGCAAAGCAAGTCTTATCGTTCCGTTCTGTTTTTCAAGAACCACGGTCCGTATTCCGGAGGGAGCATTCGCCATCCGCACATGCAAATTGTCGGATTAAACGACTTTGACTATCTGGATCAAGTAAAAGACAGTGATTTTATTGGCATGACCATCGATCAAGAGGCGGGGGTTGAGTGCAATCTGTCTACGCATCCGCGTGCAGGTTTTTTTGAATACAATGTCATTCTTTCGGACTTTGATCGACTGCCGAAAATGGCAGACTACTTACAAATTTTAGCACATTGGATACTGACTCATGTCAATCCTCGTCATCAAAGCTATAATTTTTTCTTTTACCATTGGGGAGAAAAGCTGATCGCCAAAGTGGTTCCGAGATTTGTTACCTCGCCTCTTTACGTAGGCTATTCGATTCCGCAGGTCGCCAATAATTTGGAGGATATGGTCGCCCAATTGCAACGACGATACTTCTAA
- a CDS encoding GNAT family N-acetyltransferase — protein sequence MTYTISARKTLTSEELAQIKELVGICNEQDGIDLKVNPGMLEKRSGEHEEDFVCYADGKLVGFLGLYVFHGGEAEVSGMVHPAYRRKGIFTALQAQAADACRRRGIPAQLFIVQRESENGKSLMERIGSEYQFSEYWMDLGEKQRATVSENVLLRPEIASDYETLIWLNVHGFQMEEERAREMAENMAGDPKATTHLMIVDDKAIGKISVNKDEGKAFIYGFCVHPDYQGKGYGRQALAQTIEMLGKEGYQNISLEVACENSNALGLYESCGFFVKSANDYYKLAL from the coding sequence ATGACGTATACGATCTCGGCAAGAAAAACACTCACCTCAGAGGAACTGGCACAAATTAAAGAATTGGTTGGGATTTGCAATGAGCAGGATGGGATTGATCTCAAAGTAAACCCGGGAATGCTGGAAAAGCGTTCGGGAGAGCATGAAGAGGACTTTGTCTGTTATGCGGATGGAAAGCTGGTTGGCTTTCTGGGCCTCTACGTGTTTCATGGCGGTGAGGCAGAAGTGAGCGGCATGGTCCACCCAGCCTACAGAAGAAAAGGCATATTCACAGCGTTGCAAGCACAAGCCGCAGATGCATGCAGACGAAGAGGCATTCCGGCGCAGTTGTTTATTGTTCAGCGAGAATCGGAAAACGGTAAGTCGTTGATGGAGCGAATCGGCAGTGAATACCAATTCTCGGAATATTGGATGGATTTGGGAGAGAAGCAAAGAGCAACGGTTTCTGAAAACGTGCTGCTTCGACCGGAGATCGCCAGTGACTACGAAACATTGATTTGGCTAAACGTCCATGGCTTTCAAATGGAGGAAGAACGTGCAAGGGAAATGGCCGAAAACATGGCGGGTGATCCAAAGGCCACCACGCATTTGATGATTGTCGATGATAAGGCCATTGGCAAAATAAGCGTGAACAAGGATGAGGGCAAGGCGTTTATTTATGGATTTTGTGTCCACCCGGATTACCAAGGGAAAGGATATGGACGCCAGGCTTTGGCGCAAACGATCGAGATGCTGGGGAAAGAAGGATACCAGAACATATCACTGGAGGTAGCCTGTGAAAACAGCAATGCTTTGGGGCTGTATGAATCATGCGGCTTTTTCGTAAAGTCGGCCAATGATTACTATAAGCTGGCGTTGTAG
- a CDS encoding virulence factor: MKLLSIEPTPSPNVMKLNVDERLPDGVQHVYTKKDTSKAPELMNKLLEIEGVTSIFHTADFLALERKSNADWQRILTVAREVLHAGGGAAVPDLSAEDAGAFGEAQVYIQMFRGVPMQVKVTMGTEQIRAALPERFGQAAVRAGSASPNLIMERKWVEHGVRYGDLREIGEEVALEVDASYPESRVEVIVEQAMALCPGETPEPVVREKKVVTLEMLDDPDWQKRYEALDRMEPTEEDLPVLEKALRDGKPSIRRLAVVYLGMIGGDDVFPLLFEALRDDSVSVRRTAGDTLSDLGDTRAILPMCEALKDKNKLVRWRAARYLFEVGDETALDALRAAQNDPEFEVSLQVQMAVQRIESGEAASGTVWQQMTRRND; this comes from the coding sequence ATGAAACTGTTGTCCATCGAACCGACGCCGAGTCCAAACGTCATGAAGCTGAATGTAGACGAGCGTTTGCCGGATGGGGTCCAACATGTCTATACAAAGAAAGATACGAGTAAAGCACCAGAACTCATGAACAAGCTCTTGGAGATCGAAGGGGTTACCTCCATTTTTCATACGGCAGATTTTCTTGCGCTGGAGCGAAAGTCCAATGCAGATTGGCAACGTATTTTGACGGTCGCGCGCGAGGTTTTGCATGCAGGTGGAGGAGCGGCTGTTCCTGACCTGTCTGCCGAAGATGCGGGGGCATTTGGAGAGGCGCAAGTGTACATTCAAATGTTCCGTGGAGTTCCGATGCAGGTCAAGGTGACCATGGGGACGGAGCAGATTCGTGCAGCGTTGCCAGAGCGTTTTGGACAGGCAGCCGTGCGGGCAGGATCTGCGTCGCCTAACCTCATCATGGAGCGAAAATGGGTCGAGCATGGCGTACGCTATGGCGATTTGCGCGAGATTGGTGAGGAGGTCGCACTGGAAGTCGATGCCTCCTATCCGGAGAGCCGTGTGGAAGTAATCGTGGAACAGGCTATGGCGCTTTGTCCCGGGGAAACCCCAGAGCCAGTCGTGCGTGAAAAGAAAGTCGTTACGCTGGAGATGCTCGATGATCCGGATTGGCAAAAAAGATATGAAGCGCTGGATCGAATGGAGCCTACTGAAGAGGATTTGCCTGTTTTAGAAAAAGCGCTTCGTGATGGCAAGCCGTCGATTCGCAGGCTGGCCGTTGTGTATTTGGGCATGATTGGCGGGGATGATGTCTTCCCGCTGCTATTTGAAGCGCTCCGCGATGATTCCGTCTCTGTACGACGCACAGCGGGGGATACCTTGTCTGACTTAGGTGACACACGCGCAATTCTGCCGATGTGTGAGGCGTTGAAGGATAAAAACAAGTTGGTACGCTGGCGTGCTGCACGTTACTTGTTTGAGGTGGGGGATGAAACGGCCTTGGATGCTTTGCGTGCCGCACAGAACGATCCCGAGTTCGAGGTCAGCTTGCAAGTCCAAATGGCCGTCCAGCGCATTGAAAGCGGCGAGGCGGCAAGCGGTACCGTTTGGCAGCAAATGACTCGGCGAAACGATTAG
- a CDS encoding phytoene desaturase family protein, translating into MTTNHYDVVIVGGGLAGLSSAAYLSSKGKKVAVLERGQLGGRAVTLKIKGFNFNFGAHAIYARDSSVLRTFEKELGLNIDWQDFNPTKAKYDIGSDLTAVPANVQGLFQTKLLKGMDKVLFTFEILKTMLKMEKGHPHMSIQKWMEKKQVNEEVREMMLTLASSNFFTREPEKIPSDVFFSYYSRLFTTNKPVAYIGGGWQALINEFVRVIEANQGTILIKTKVEKFHVENDRVVGVVTPEGEFTADEFICCIPPKEMAKVFAETRLEHAVAQHAEYEPTVVMVYDIGLKERIDVPFSYIYEKANNIFITDISYYDRTCVPEGGQLLQATAYMRQDEVGNKEAAEIRKQEIENLYDKHFPGWREQLVVPRVSARAVVQEIKWTMNQKPMPIFMPDYRNLFFAGDWCEGQGQLSELSFSSAMNVAKLILEKE; encoded by the coding sequence ATGACAACCAATCACTATGACGTTGTTATTGTAGGTGGAGGACTTGCTGGTCTTTCCAGCGCTGCCTACCTGTCGTCGAAAGGCAAAAAAGTTGCAGTTTTGGAACGCGGTCAATTGGGTGGACGTGCCGTTACACTGAAGATCAAAGGATTTAACTTCAACTTCGGTGCCCACGCCATTTATGCTCGCGACAGCTCCGTTTTGAGAACGTTTGAAAAAGAATTGGGTCTGAACATCGATTGGCAGGATTTCAATCCGACGAAAGCCAAGTACGATATTGGTAGCGATCTGACTGCAGTTCCGGCGAATGTACAAGGACTTTTCCAAACGAAGCTCTTAAAAGGTATGGACAAAGTATTGTTCACGTTTGAGATTTTGAAAACGATGCTAAAAATGGAGAAAGGCCATCCACATATGTCGATTCAAAAGTGGATGGAGAAAAAGCAAGTCAACGAAGAAGTGCGAGAAATGATGTTGACGCTTGCTTCTTCCAACTTCTTCACGCGTGAGCCTGAAAAGATTCCTTCTGACGTTTTCTTTTCTTACTACAGCCGTTTGTTTACAACGAATAAACCGGTAGCGTATATCGGTGGCGGCTGGCAAGCACTGATCAATGAATTCGTGCGTGTGATTGAAGCAAATCAGGGTACGATTCTGATCAAAACCAAAGTAGAAAAGTTCCACGTAGAGAATGACCGTGTGGTTGGAGTGGTGACACCGGAGGGCGAATTTACGGCGGATGAATTTATTTGCTGTATCCCGCCGAAGGAGATGGCGAAGGTCTTTGCGGAGACGCGCCTGGAGCATGCGGTTGCACAGCATGCTGAATACGAGCCAACGGTTGTTATGGTGTATGACATTGGCTTGAAAGAGCGAATTGACGTACCGTTCTCCTACATCTACGAAAAAGCAAACAATATTTTCATTACCGATATTTCGTATTATGACCGCACTTGTGTACCTGAAGGCGGGCAGTTGCTGCAGGCGACTGCTTACATGCGTCAGGATGAAGTAGGAAACAAGGAAGCGGCCGAAATCCGCAAACAAGAGATTGAAAACCTGTATGACAAGCATTTCCCAGGCTGGCGTGAGCAACTGGTTGTGCCGCGCGTTTCTGCTCGTGCAGTCGTACAGGAGATCAAATGGACCATGAATCAGAAGCCAATGCCGATTTTCATGCCGGATTACCGCAACCTGTTCTTTGCGGGTGACTGGTGTGAAGGACAAGGCCAACTGTCTGAGCTGTCTTTCTCTAGCGCGATGAACGTTGCCAAGCTGATTTTGGAAAAAGAATAA
- a CDS encoding serine hydrolase, translating into MLSSLFAQISSLIKDAGGEWGIFFEDLQTGETLSINEDQRFYAASVIKIPIMTAVFAEAYAGKFAFEDKIKLRTDDLVGGAGVLQHMTPGTEFTIRDLVTLMIIQSDNTATNMMIDLVGTESIRNAMQKTEMKNSQFHNKLMVVPAELEGYNEVTAKDMGSHLRYLATGKIISYDSCLKMVAILKTQQHRERIPFLLPDPDGDVIGTIPKWEFANKTGSVTKITHDVGILYIGSHAVTLSILNKGLEQKDAANVMAQIGNLVYHAYSQKA; encoded by the coding sequence ATGTTATCCAGTCTTTTTGCCCAAATATCCAGTCTGATCAAGGACGCTGGCGGGGAATGGGGAATCTTTTTCGAAGATTTGCAAACCGGCGAAACCTTATCCATCAACGAAGATCAGCGCTTCTATGCAGCCAGTGTGATCAAAATCCCGATCATGACAGCTGTTTTTGCAGAGGCGTATGCAGGCAAGTTTGCCTTCGAGGACAAAATCAAGCTGCGTACAGACGATCTCGTTGGCGGTGCAGGTGTTCTTCAGCATATGACTCCCGGCACCGAATTTACGATTCGCGACCTGGTTACCCTGATGATCATCCAAAGCGACAATACGGCGACGAACATGATGATTGACCTCGTGGGGACAGAGAGCATCCGTAACGCGATGCAAAAAACCGAAATGAAAAACAGTCAATTCCACAACAAGCTTATGGTCGTCCCAGCCGAATTGGAAGGATACAATGAGGTGACGGCAAAAGACATGGGAAGCCACCTCCGCTACTTGGCAACAGGAAAAATCATCTCCTACGACAGCTGTTTAAAAATGGTCGCCATCTTGAAGACTCAGCAGCACCGTGAGCGCATCCCCTTCCTTTTGCCTGACCCGGACGGTGATGTGATCGGGACGATTCCGAAATGGGAATTCGCCAACAAGACTGGCTCTGTAACCAAAATCACGCATGATGTCGGGATCCTCTACATCGGTTCACACGCTGTCACCTTGTCCATTTTAAACAAGGGACTCGAGCAAAAGGATGCTGCCAACGTCATGGCGCAAATCGGCAATCTCGTTTATCACGCATATAGTCAGAAAGCGTAA